A genomic stretch from Sebastes fasciatus isolate fSebFas1 chromosome 23, fSebFas1.pri, whole genome shotgun sequence includes:
- the LOC141762335 gene encoding uncharacterized protein LOC141762335 produces MRKNNESLQHQIQDLQEMLQLERNENEEMHLTAVGKEKALLQELDEIKEMTSVHDIQLQEMLQKEKDQKEEMRLKACEMESALSREKEAMRKNSESLQHQIQDLQEMLQLERNENEEMHLTAVGKEKALLQELDEIKEMTSVHDIQLQEMLQKEKDQKEEMRLKACETESALSQEKEEKKAMQQSLQHQIQDLQEILQIEKDQNEEMHLTAVGKEKALLQELDEMKEMTAVHDIHLQEMLQKEKDQKEEIRLKACEMESKLSHGKEEKDAMQQNNESLQQKIQDLQEMLQIEKDQKEKMHVTAVGKEKALLQELDEMKEMSFFYHIQLQEMLQREKDEKEEMRLNACEMESKLSQETEAMRNSNESLQHQIQDLQEILQIEKDQNEEMHLKACEMESQLSQGKEEKDAMQQNNESLQHQIQDLQEILQIEKDQKEEMHLTAVWTEKALLQELDEMKEITSVHDIQLQEMLQKEKDQKEEIRLNACEMEGKLSQETEALRNNNESLQHQIQDLQEMLRIEKQQKEDMRLKACEMERELYQEKEEKEAMRNNNESLQYQIQDIQEMLRIERNENEKMHLTAVGKEKALIQELDEMKQRTFVHDIQLQEMLQIERDEKEEMRLKACKMESALDGRHLQESRMRERGTQERSSGPLSIRLRMETRRQADSGSKGLTKRLPNLRDELGTTVRDDVHRDTMQAKHMVNVPTTNAAGRMVSETLGDSSDENCRDNASGLTFLEPGRSPAKRNSRGCELGQWSSNSAVISDESTVEVGESKKALQELPGGRFGPLCHRLGLVRIRPHLPTLNDLQEMLQKEREENEKMHLTAVWTEKALLQELDEMKEMTSVHDIHLQEMLQKEKDQKEEMRLKACEMEGKLSQETEAMRNNNESLQHQIQDLQDMLRIDKQQKEDMRFKACEMESKLYQETEEKEAIRKNNESLQHQIQDLQEMLQIEKDQKEKMHVTAVGKEKALLQELDEMKEMTSVHDIQLQKMLQIEWDENEEMRLKACEMEGKLSQETEALRNNNESLQHQIQDLQEILQIEKDQNEEMHLKACEMESKLSQGKEGKDAMQQNNESLQHQIQDLQEILQIEKDQKEEMHLTAVWTEKALLQELDEMKEMTSVHDIQLQEMLQIERDEKEEMRLKACKMESALSQEMDVMQQNNESLQHQIQDLQEMLQIEKDQKEEMHLTAVGKEKALLQELDEMKEMTSVHDIQLQEMFQIERDEKEEMRLKACKMESALSQETEAMRNNNESLQHQIQDLQEMLQIEKDQKEKMHVTAVGKEKALLQELDEMKEITSVHDIQLQEMLQKEKDQKEEMRLKACEMEGKLSQETEALRNNNESLQHQIQDLQEMLRIEKQQKEDMRLKACEMERELYQEKEEKEAMRNNNESLQYQIQDIQEMLRIERNENEKMHLTAVGKEKALIQELDEMKQRTFVHDIQLQEMLQIERDEKEEMRLKACKMESALSQEMDVMQQNNESLQHQIQDLQEMLQIEKDQKEEMHLTAVGKEKALLQELDEMKEMTSVHDIQLQEMIQKEKDQKEAMCLKACEMEGALSQEKEEKEAMKKSNESLQHQIQDLQEMLRIERNENEKMHLTAVGKEKALLQELDEMKEMTSVHDIQFQEMLQKEKDQKEEMRLKACEMKSALSQEKEEKKAMRKSNESLQHQIQDLQEMLQIERNKNEEICLTSVGKAKAHLQELEELKEMTFVHDIQLQEILRIEKHQKEEMRLKACEIESILSQEKEEREAMQQNNESLQNQIQVLQEILQIEKNKNEEMCLTAVGKEKALLQELDELKEMTFVHEIQLQGILRIEKHQKEEMRLKACEMESTLSQEKEAMRKTNESLRHQIQDLQDILRIEKHQKEEMRLKACEMESALSQEKEEKEAMAQTNEALKLKLQELKQILKDVNEDIRQVNEADVNDGLMVWVMDSLGWGSHRPPLRQRGKAR; encoded by the exons atgagaaaaaacaatgaatctCTCCAACACCAAATTCAGGACCTTCAGGAAATGCTCCAGCTAGAAAGGAACGAGAATGAAGAGATGCATCTCACAGCTGTTGGAAAAGAGAAAGCACTTCTCCAAGAGCTGGATGAAATTAAAGAGATGACCTCTGTCCATGATATACAGCTTCAGGAAATGCTCCAGAAAGAAAAGGACCAGAAGGAAGAGATGCGTCTCAAAGCCTGTGAGATGGAGAGTGCACTTTCCCGAGAGAAGGAGGCTATGAGAAAGAACAGTGAATCTCTCCAACACCAAATTCAGGACCTTCAGGAAATGCTCCAGCTAGAAAGGAACGAGAATGAAGAGATGCATCTCACAGCTGTTGGAAAAGAGAAAGCACTTCTCCAAGAGCTGGATGAAATTAAAGAGATGACCTCTGTCCATGATATACAGCTTCAGGAAATGCTCCAGAAAGAAAAGGACCAGAAGGAAGAGATGCGTCTCAAAGCCTGTGAGACGGAGAGTGCACTTtcccaggagaaggaggagaagaaggctATGCAACAATCTCTCCAACACCAAATTCAGGACCTTCAGGAAATACTCCAGATAGAGAAGGACCAGAATGAAGAGATGCATCTCACAGCTGTTGGAAAAGAGAAAGCACTTCTCCAAGAGCTGGATGAAATGAAAGAGATGACCGCTGTCCATGATATCCATCTTCAGGAAATGCTCCAGAAAGAAAAGGACCAAAAGGAAGAGATACGTCTCAAAGCCTGTGAGATGGAGAGTAAACTTTCCCATGGGAAGGAGGAAAAGGACGCTatgcaacaaaacaatgaatctCTCCAACAAAAAATACAGGACCTTCAGGAAATGCTTCAGATAGAGAAGGACCAGAAAGAAAAGATGCATGTCACAGCCGTTGGAAAAGAGAAAGCACTTCTCCAAGAGCTGGATGAAATGAAAGAGATGTCCTTTTTCTATCATATCCAGCTTCAGGAAATGCTCCAGAGAGAAAAGGACGAGAAAGAAGAGATGCGTCTCAACGCCTGTGAGATGGAGAGTAAACTTTCCCAGGAGACGGAGGCTATGAGAAATAGCAATGAATCTCTCCAACACCAAATTCAGGACCTTCAGGAAATACTCCAGATAGAGAAGGACCAGAATGAAGAGATGCATCTCAAAGCCTGTGAGATGGAGAGTCAACTTTCCCaggggaaggaggagaaggacgctatgcaacaaaacaatgaatctCTCCAACACCAAATACAGGACCTTCAGGAAATACTCCAGATAGAGAAGGACCAGAAAGAAGAGATGCATCTCACAGCTGTTTGGACAGAGAAAGCACTTCTCCAAGAGCTGGATGAAATGAAAGAGATAACCTCTGTCCATGATATCCAGCTTCAGGAAATGCTCCAGAAAGAAAAAGACCAGAAGGAAGAGATACGTCTCAACGCCTGTGAGATGGAGGGTAAACTTTCCCAGGAGACGGAGGCTTTGAGAAATAACAATGAATCTCTCCAACACCAAATTCAGGACCTTCAGGAAATGCTCCGGATAGAAAAACAGCAGAAGGAAGATATGCGTCTCAAAGCCTGTGAGATGGAGCGTGAACTTtaccaggagaaggaggagaaggaggctaTGAGAAATAACAATGAATCTCTCCAATACCAAATTCAGGACATTCAGGAAATGCTCCGTATTGAAAGGAACGAGAACGAAAAGATGCATCTCACAGCTGTTGGAAAAGAGAAAGCACTTATCCAAGAGCTGGATGAAATGAAACAGAGGACCTTTGTCCATGATATCCAGCTTCAGGAAATGCTCCAGATAGAAAGGGACGAGAAAGAAGAGATGCGTCTCAAAGCCTGTAAGATGGAGAGTGCACTTGATGGACGTCat CTTCAGGAATCTAGGATGCGGGAACGAGGAACCCAGGAGCGCTCCTCTGGACC ACTGTCCATTCGTCTGAGGATGGAAACCAGAAGACAGGCTGACAGTGGCTCCAAGGGCTTGACAAAAAGACTTCCAAACCTGAGAGATGAACTGGGGACCACGGTCCGAGACGATGTCCACAGGGATACCATGCAGGCGAAACACATG GTTAACGTCCCCACCACCAATGCTGCCGGCAGAATGGTGTCTGAAACACTTGGTGACTCCTCTGATGAAAACTGCCGGGATAACGCGTCAGGCTTGACGTTCTTGGAACCAGGGCG GAGTCCAGCGAAAAGGAACAGCAGGGGATGTGAGCTTGGTCAGTGGAGCAGCAATTCTGCTGTAATCTCGGATGAATCGACGGTAGAAGTTGGCGAATCCAAGAAAGCGCTGCAAGAGCTTCCTGGAGGAAGGTTCGGACCACTCTGCCACCGCCTTGGTCTTGTCCGGATCCGGCCTCACCTGCCCACTCTCAATGAT CTTCAGGAAATGCTCcagaaagaaagggaggagaaTGAAAAGATGCATCTCACAGCTGTTTGGACAGAGAAAGCACTTCTCCAAGAGCTGGATGAAATGAAAGAGATGACATCTGTCCATGATATCCATCTTCAGGAAATGCTCCAGAAAGAAAAAGACCAGAAGGAAGAGATGCGTCTCAAAGCCTGTGAGATGGAGGGTAAACTTTCCCAGGAGACGGAGGCTATGAGAAATAACAATGAATCTCTCCAACACCAAATTCAGGACCTTCAGGACATGCTCCGGATAGATAAACAGCAGAAGGAAGATATGCGTTTCAAAGCCTGTGAGATGGAGAGTAAACTTTAccaggagacagaggagaaggaggctataagaaaaaacaatgaatctCTCCAACATCAAATTCAGGACCTTCAGGAAATGCTTCAGATAGAGAAGGACCAGAAAGAAAAGATGCATGTCACAGCCGTTGGAAAAGAGAAAGCACTTCTCCAAGAGCTGGATGAAATGAAAGAGATGACCTCTGTCCATGATATCCAGCTTCAGAAAATGCTCCAGATAGAATGGGACGAGAATGAAGAGATGCGTCTCAAAGCCTGTGAGATGGAGGGTAAACTTTCCCAGGAGACGGAGGCTTTGAGAAATAACAATGAATCTCTCCAACACCAAATTCAGGACCTTCAGGAAATACTCCAGATAGAGAAGGACCAGAATGAAGAGATGCATCTCAAAGCCTGTGAGATGGAGAGTAAACTTTCCCAGGGGAAGGAGGGGAAGGACGCTatgcaacaaaacaatgaatctCTCCAACACCAAATACAGGACCTTCAGGAAATACTCCAGATAGAGAAGGACCAGAAAGAAGAGATGCATCTCACAGCTGTTTGGACAGAGAAAGCACTTCTCCAAGAGCTGGATGAAATGAAAGAGATGACATCTGTCCATGATATCCAGCTTCAGGAAATGCTCCAGATAGAAAGGGACGAGAAAGAAGAGATGCGTCTCAAAGCCTGTAAGATGGAGAGTGCACTTTCCCAGGAGATGGACGTCatgcaacaaaacaatgaatctCTCCAACATCAAATTCAGGACCTTCAGGAAATGCTTCAGATAGAGAAGGACCAGAAAGAAGAAATGCATCTTACAGCTGTTGGAAAAGAGAAAGCACTTCTCCAAGAGCTGGATGAAATGAAAGAGATGACCTCTGTCCATGATATCCAGCTTCAGGAAATGTTCCAGATAGAAAGGGACGAGAAAGAAGAGATGCGTCTCAAAGCCTGTAAGATGGAGAGTGCACTTTCCCAGGAGACGGAGGCTATGAGAAATAACAATGAATCTCTCCAACACCAAATTCAGGACCTTCAGGAAATGCTTCAGATAGAGAAGGACCAGAAAGAAAAGATGCATGTCACAGCCGTTGGAAAAGAGAAAGCACTTCTCCAAGAGCTGGATGAAATGAAAGAGATAACCTCTGTCCATGATATCCAGCTTCAGGAAATGCTCCAGAAAGAAAAAGACCAGAAGGAAGAGATGCGTCTCAAAGCCTGTGAGATGGAGGGTAAACTTTCCCAGGAGACGGAGGCTTTGAGAAATAACAATGAATCTCTCCAACACCAAATTCAGGACCTTCAGGAAATGCTCCGGATAGAAAAACAGCAGAAGGAAGATATGCGTCTCAAAGCCTGTGAGATGGAGCGTGAACTTtaccaggagaaggaggagaaggaggctaTGAGAAATAACAATGAATCTCTCCAATACCAAATTCAGGACATTCAGGAAATGCTCCGTATTGAAAGGAACGAGAACGAAAAGATGCATCTCACAGCTGTTGGAAAAGAGAAAGCACTTATCCAAGAGCTGGATGAAATGAAACAGAGGACCTTTGTCCATGATATCCAGCTTCAGGAAATGCTCCAGATAGAAAGGGACGAGAAAGAAGAGATGCGTCTCAAAGCCTGTAAGATGGAGAGTGCACTTTCCCAGGAGATGGACGTCatgcaacaaaacaatgaatctCTCCAACATCAAATTCAGGACCTTCAGGAAATGCTTCAGATAGAGAAGGACCAGAAAGAAGAAATGCATCTTACAGCTGTTGGAAAAGAGAAAGCACTTCTCCAAGAGCTGGATGAAATGAAAGAGATGACCTCTGTCCATGATATCCAGCTTCAGGAAATGATCCAGAAAGAAAAGGACCAGAAGGAAGCGATGTGTCTCAAAGCCTGTGAGATGGAGGGTGCACTTtcccaggagaaggaggagaaggaggctaTGAAAAAAAGCAATGAATCTCTGCAACACCAAATTCAGGACCTTCAGGAAATGCTCCGTATTGAAAGGAACGAGAACGAAAAGATGCATCTCACAGCTGTTGGAAAAGAGAAAGCACTTCTCCAAGAGCTGGATGAAATGAAAGAGATGACCTCTGTCCATGATATCCAGTTTCAGGAAATGCTCCAGAAAGAAAAGGACCAGAAGGAAGAGATGCGTCTCAAAGCCTGTGAGATGAAGAGTGCACTTtcccaggagaaggaggagaagaaggctATGAGAAAAAGCAATGAATCTCTGCAACACCAAATTCAGGACCTTCAGGAAATGCTCCAGATAGAAAGGAACAAGAATGAAGAGATTTGTCTCACAAGTGTTGGAAAAGCAAAAGCACATCTCCAAGAGCTGGAGGAATTGAAAGAGATGACTTTTGTCCATGATATTCAGCTTCAGGAAATACTCCGGATAGAAAAACACCAGAAGGAAGAGATGCGTCTCAAAGCCTGTGAGATTGAGAGTATACTTtcccaggagaaggaggagagggaggctatgcaacaaaacaatgaatctCTCCAAAACCAAATTCAGGTCCTTCAGGAAATACTCCAGATAGAAAAGAACAAGAATGAAGAGATGTGTCTCACAGCTGTTGGAAAAGAGAAAGCCCTTCTCCAAGAGCTGGATGAATTGAAAGAGATGACTTTTGTCCATGAAATCCAGCTTCAGGGAATTCTCCGGATAGAAAAACACCAGAAGGAAGAGATGCGTCTCAAAGCCTGTGAGATGGAGAGTACACTTTCCCAGGAGAAGGAGGCTATGAGAAAAACCAATGAATCTCTCCGACACCAAATTCAGGACCTTCAGGATATACTCCGGATAGAAAAACACCAGAAAGAAGAGATGCGTCTCAAAGCCTGTGAGATGGAGAGTGCTCTCtcccaggagaaggaggagaaggaggctaTGGCACAAACCAATGAAGCCCTCAAACTAAAGCTTCAGGAGCTTAAACAAATACTGAAAGACGTAAATGAAGACATACGTCAAGTCAACGAGGCAGATGTAAATGATGGGCTGATGGTTTGGGTCATGGACTCGCTGGGATGGGGATCACATAGGCCCCCCTTAAGGCAGCGCGGTAAGGCGCGGTAA